One Brachyspira pilosicoli P43/6/78 genomic window carries:
- a CDS encoding glutathione peroxidase: MSIYDYTVKDAEGKDVKLKKYEGKVLLIINSATKUGFTKQYSALQDLYKKYKKDGFEILDFPCNQFGGQAKEPIEEIAEFRKEKYGVTFKLFDKVKVNSKNADPLFTYLRTEKPTEEGVDKIRWNFGKFLIDRQGNIVGRYDPRVKPEELDEIVSELLKK; encoded by the coding sequence ATGAGTATATATGACTATACAGTAAAAGATGCTGAAGGCAAAGATGTAAAATTAAAAAAATATGAAGGAAAAGTTTTACTTATAATTAATAGTGCAACTAAATGAGGGTTTACTAAACAATATTCTGCGTTGCAGGATTTATACAAAAAATATAAAAAAGATGGTTTTGAAATATTAGACTTCCCTTGTAATCAATTCGGCGGACAGGCAAAAGAGCCTATTGAAGAAATTGCTGAGTTTAGAAAAGAAAAATACGGCGTTACTTTTAAGTTATTTGATAAAGTAAAAGTTAATAGCAAAAATGCTGACCCTTTATTTACTTATTTAAGAACCGAAAAACCAACTGAAGAGGGTGTTGATAAAATAAGATGGAATTTTGGTAAATTTTTAATAGATAGGCAAGGCAATATAGTAGGGCGTTATGACCCTAGGGTAAAACCTGAAGAACTTGATGAGATAGTATCAGAGTTATTAAAAAAATAA
- the tpx gene encoding thiol peroxidase → MKITFQGGEVHLEGVSLVEGAKAPDFTGVKTDLSPWSLKDAGDTVKIISSVPSLDTPVCDVQTKRFNKEAASLPGVTVVTVSLDLPFAQARWCAAANANSHIVLSDYAERDFGKKFGTLIKELKLLTRAVFVLDKNNVVKYVQYVPEITNEPDYEAAIKAAKELL, encoded by the coding sequence ATGAAGATAACATTTCAAGGCGGAGAAGTACATTTAGAAGGTGTTTCATTAGTAGAAGGTGCTAAAGCTCCTGATTTTACTGGAGTTAAAACAGATTTAAGTCCATGGTCTTTAAAAGATGCTGGCGATACAGTAAAAATTATTTCTTCTGTACCATCTTTGGATACTCCTGTATGTGATGTACAAACTAAAAGATTTAACAAAGAAGCTGCTTCTTTACCTGGTGTAACAGTTGTAACAGTTTCTTTAGACTTACCTTTTGCTCAAGCAAGATGGTGTGCTGCTGCTAATGCTAATTCACATATAGTATTATCAGATTATGCTGAAAGAGATTTTGGTAAGAAATTTGGTACTTTAATAAAAGAATTAAAACTTCTTACTCGTGCTGTATTTGTACTTGATAAAAACAATGTTGTAAAATATGTACAGTATGTTCCAGAAATCACTAATGAACCTGATTATGAAGCAGCAATAAAAGCAGCTAAAGAGCTTTTATAA
- a CDS encoding Mur ligase family protein, which yields MAIINISTDYFKEIKNYIKKLDLKMVTYGLNEKADYYAKIITLNSKYSEYEFYAKGKFISKVKLSLLGEFNVVNSLSVLAYAYEYKLDIEKVIKAIRKVQVSGRFEIVSGEKCPFIVAVDYSHTPDSLENILVESRKLKPNRVIVVFGCGGDRDRKKRPIMASIAEKYADISILTTDNQRTESIEQIMSDIEKGFTHSNYKKIIDRKEAIFEAIKEAKENDIVIIAGKGHETYQIFPDKTIHFDDTEVAREALSNIDKC from the coding sequence TTGGCTATTATAAATATAAGTACAGATTATTTTAAAGAGATAAAAAATTATATAAAAAAATTAGATTTAAAAATGGTTACTTATGGCTTAAATGAAAAAGCTGATTATTATGCCAAAATTATAACTCTAAACTCAAAATATAGTGAATATGAGTTTTATGCTAAGGGAAAGTTTATATCAAAAGTAAAGTTATCTCTTTTGGGCGAGTTTAATGTTGTTAATTCTTTATCTGTATTAGCTTATGCATATGAATATAAATTAGATATAGAAAAAGTAATAAAAGCTATTAGAAAGGTTCAGGTTTCTGGAAGGTTTGAAATAGTGAGCGGTGAGAAATGTCCTTTTATTGTGGCTGTCGATTATTCTCATACGCCAGACAGTTTAGAAAATATATTAGTGGAATCTAGAAAATTAAAACCTAATAGGGTGATAGTGGTATTTGGATGCGGAGGGGACAGAGACAGGAAAAAACGTCCTATAATGGCTTCTATTGCAGAAAAATATGCTGATATATCTATACTAACTACAGATAATCAAAGAACTGAAAGCATAGAGCAAATAATGTCTGATATAGAAAAGGGCTTTACTCATTCTAACTACAAAAAAATAATAGACAGAAAAGAAGCTATATTTGAGGCAATTAAAGAAGCAAAAGAAAATGATATAGTGATAATAGCAGGCAAAGGTCATGAAACCTATCAAATATTCCCAGATAAAACTATTCATTTTGATGATACTGAGGTTGCTAGAGAAGCATTATCAAATATAGATAAATGTTAG
- a CDS encoding Mur ligase family protein: MSAKLYDEPTKKMHSIAITGTNGKTTTSYLLKAALESAKNKIALIGTIKNMIGKSEIKTNLTTPESIDLESIFDKAYKKNVSHIVMEASSQALAMDRCDYINYDAAIFTNLTEDHLDYHIDMKNYLKAKLKLFSLLKQSSKKEKIGYYKYKYRLF, encoded by the coding sequence ATGTCTGCTAAACTCTATGATGAGCCTACAAAAAAAATGCATTCAATAGCTATAACAGGAACTAACGGAAAAACTACTACAAGCTATCTATTAAAAGCCGCATTAGAAAGTGCTAAAAATAAAATAGCACTAATAGGCACTATAAAAAATATGATAGGCAAATCAGAAATAAAAACTAATCTTACAACTCCAGAATCTATAGATTTAGAAAGTATTTTTGATAAAGCATATAAAAAAAATGTTTCTCATATTGTAATGGAAGCTTCTTCTCAAGCACTTGCTATGGATAGATGCGACTATATAAATTATGATGCTGCAATATTTACAAATCTCACAGAAGACCATTTGGATTATCATATTGATATGAAAAATTATTTGAAGGCTAAATTAAAATTATTTTCTCTGCTTAAACAAAGCTCTAAAAAAGAAAAAATTGGCTATTATAAATATAAGTACAGATTATTTTAA
- a CDS encoding UDP-N-acetylmuramyl-tripeptide synthetase — MKYFKNLIKGYDNLNIKEITKESLKLEIKSIAYNSKLVKKIIYLLLLKA, encoded by the coding sequence ATGAAATATTTTAAAAATCTTATAAAAGGCTATGATAATTTAAATATTAAAGAAATAACAAAAGAAAGCTTAAAATTAGAAATAAAATCCATAGCTTATAATTCAAAACTTGTAAAAAAAATTATATATTTGTTGCTATTAAAGGCTTAA
- the rsmH gene encoding 16S rRNA (cytosine(1402)-N(4))-methyltransferase RsmH — MDNNIVHTPVMLKEILSFIPENANIAVDATLGEGGHTKAMLDLNLEVHSFERDDKILEVAKERLKDYQKFHYYNNTYDKMLEELDENVIGNVDFMLYDLGVSMFHFKKANRGFSFKDDVKLDMRLGINNKSAYDVINSYSEKELERVFREYGEMHNASKIANIIVNERKKKTIETSKELENIIFHHTDKSKRFGKIHPATLVFQAIRIEVNDELNILEKSISNISKILKNGGVAAIMSYHSLEDRIVKRFLKDNEKTKNKDGIFKLLNSKVITPTNEEIKLNPASRSAKLRVAKLII, encoded by the coding sequence ATGGATAATAATATAGTTCATACACCTGTAATGCTTAAAGAAATTCTAAGCTTCATACCAGAAAATGCAAATATTGCAGTGGACGCTACATTAGGAGAGGGCGGACATACTAAAGCAATGCTTGATTTGAATCTTGAAGTTCATAGCTTTGAAAGAGATGATAAAATACTTGAAGTTGCAAAAGAGAGACTTAAAGATTATCAGAAGTTTCACTACTATAATAACACTTATGATAAAATGCTAGAAGAGCTTGATGAAAATGTTATTGGCAATGTGGATTTTATGCTTTATGACCTTGGCGTTTCTATGTTTCATTTTAAAAAAGCTAATAGAGGATTTTCTTTTAAAGATGATGTTAAACTTGATATGCGTCTTGGTATTAATAATAAAAGTGCTTATGATGTTATTAATAGTTATTCAGAAAAAGAGCTTGAGAGAGTTTTTAGAGAATATGGTGAGATGCATAATGCTTCAAAGATTGCCAATATTATAGTAAATGAAAGAAAGAAGAAAACTATAGAAACTTCCAAAGAATTAGAAAATATTATATTTCATCATACTGATAAATCAAAAAGATTTGGTAAGATTCACCCTGCAACATTAGTTTTTCAGGCTATAAGGATAGAAGTTAATGATGAACTTAATATATTAGAAAAATCAATTTCTAATATTAGCAAAATTTTAAAAAACGGCGGAGTTGCTGCTATAATGAGTTATCATTCTTTGGAAGATAGAATAGTTAAGAGATTTTTGAAAGATAATGAAAAAACTAAAAATAAAGATGGCATATTTAAATTACTAAATTCTAAGGTTATAACTCCGACAAATGAAGAGATAAAATTAAATCCAGCAAGCAGAAGTGCTAAACTTAGAGTTGCAAAATTAATAATTTAA
- the uvrB gene encoding excinuclease ABC subunit UvrB, with amino-acid sequence MKSFKIESNFKPSGDQITAIDSLVKGLENKNKYQTLLGVTASGKTFTIANVIEKANRPTLVMSHNKTLAAQLYRELKDFFPNNAVEYFVSYYDYYQPEAYVPAKDLYIDKDASVNDEIDRLRLKATTSLLERRDVIIVASVSCIYGLGSPEDYRKLYIAIEKDGEYDRDEIIEKLVSIQYERVKDVLERARFKVMGDTLEIMSAYSDEVIRVEFFGDTVERIIKINPITRQKIAEQDRVVIYPAKHFVTGGDKLAAGIKLIEEELEEQYNKFKSEGKLVEAERIYGRTKYDLEMLREVGYCAGIENYSRPLSGRKEGDRPACLIDYFPKDFLTIIDESHVSVPQIRGMFFGDRSRKETLVKYGFRLPSALDNRPLFFEEFESLTNDTIYISATPAEYELKKSSQVVEQIIRPTGLLDPIIEVYPINGQIDRILEEIKKTVSNNERIFITTLTKKMAEDLTKYLNENGVRTRYLHSDIQTVERVEIIRDLRLGAFDVLVGINLLREGLDVPEVSLILILDADKTGFLRNTTTLIQTIGRAARNANGRVIMFADTISDAMKVAIEETERRRKIQMDYNKEHNITPKTIIKKIQDIIEREEKVETSYELHFDFRRFNERVKIDPEQKSDDYIKELEKEMKKASDSLEFEKAIEIREKINQLKQLKPAKKSVHKNITSKKAKH; translated from the coding sequence ATGAAAAGTTTTAAAATAGAATCGAATTTCAAGCCTTCAGGAGACCAAATAACAGCAATAGACTCTTTAGTTAAAGGGCTTGAAAATAAAAATAAATATCAAACACTGCTCGGAGTTACTGCAAGCGGAAAGACATTCACTATAGCAAATGTTATAGAAAAAGCAAACCGCCCTACTCTTGTAATGTCGCATAACAAAACTTTGGCAGCACAGCTTTACAGAGAATTAAAAGACTTCTTTCCAAACAATGCAGTTGAATATTTCGTTTCTTATTATGACTACTATCAGCCTGAAGCATATGTTCCTGCTAAGGATTTATATATTGATAAAGACGCCTCAGTTAATGATGAGATTGACAGGCTAAGACTTAAAGCTACTACTTCGCTTCTTGAAAGGCGAGATGTTATAATTGTTGCTTCTGTTTCATGTATATATGGTTTGGGTTCTCCTGAAGATTATAGAAAGCTCTATATCGCAATAGAAAAAGACGGAGAATATGACAGAGATGAGATAATCGAAAAATTAGTGTCTATACAATATGAACGTGTTAAAGATGTGCTTGAGAGGGCAAGATTTAAAGTAATGGGAGATACTTTAGAGATAATGAGTGCCTATTCTGATGAGGTTATAAGAGTAGAGTTTTTTGGAGATACCGTTGAACGCATCATAAAAATTAACCCTATCACAAGACAAAAAATTGCCGAGCAAGATAGAGTTGTAATATATCCTGCAAAACACTTCGTTACAGGCGGAGACAAATTAGCAGCAGGAATAAAATTAATAGAAGAAGAACTTGAAGAACAATATAATAAATTTAAATCCGAAGGAAAATTGGTAGAAGCTGAAAGAATATATGGAAGAACAAAATATGACTTAGAAATGCTTAGAGAAGTGGGATACTGTGCAGGCATAGAAAACTACTCTCGCCCATTGTCAGGACGTAAAGAGGGAGATAGACCTGCTTGTTTGATAGACTATTTTCCAAAAGATTTTTTAACGATAATAGATGAGTCGCATGTGAGTGTTCCTCAAATTAGAGGAATGTTTTTTGGAGATAGAAGCAGAAAAGAGACTTTAGTAAAATATGGTTTTAGGCTTCCTTCAGCATTAGACAATCGTCCATTATTTTTTGAAGAGTTTGAAAGCCTCACTAATGATACAATATATATTAGTGCTACTCCTGCAGAATATGAACTTAAAAAAAGCAGCCAAGTTGTAGAGCAGATAATTCGCCCTACAGGACTCCTTGACCCTATAATTGAAGTATATCCTATAAACGGTCAAATAGACAGAATTCTTGAAGAGATAAAAAAAACAGTATCCAACAACGAAAGAATATTTATAACAACACTCACAAAAAAAATGGCAGAAGACCTCACAAAATATTTAAATGAAAATGGTGTTAGAACTCGTTATTTGCATTCAGACATTCAAACAGTTGAGCGTGTTGAGATAATAAGAGATTTGAGGCTTGGGGCTTTTGATGTGCTTGTGGGTATTAACCTTTTAAGAGAGGGGCTTGATGTACCTGAAGTATCACTCATACTAATACTTGATGCCGACAAAACAGGTTTTTTAAGAAATACCACTACTCTAATACAGACTATAGGGCGTGCTGCAAGAAATGCTAACGGCAGAGTGATAATGTTTGCAGACACTATAAGCGATGCTATGAAAGTAGCCATTGAAGAGACAGAAAGAAGAAGAAAAATACAAATGGACTACAACAAAGAGCATAACATCACTCCAAAAACAATAATCAAAAAAATACAAGATATAATTGAAAGAGAAGAAAAAGTTGAAACTTCTTATGAGCTTCATTTTGACTTTAGACGCTTCAATGAAAGAGTAAAAATTGACCCAGAACAAAAAAGTGATGATTATATAAAAGAGCTTGAAAAAGAGATGAAAAAAGCTTCAGACAGTTTAGAGTTTGAAAAGGCTATTGAAATAAGAGAGAAAATAAATCAGCTTAAACAATTAAAGCCGGCAAAAAAATCTGTGCATAAAAATATCACTTCAAAAAAGGCTAAACATTAA
- a CDS encoding MATE family efflux transporter, whose product MTKDMTVGSPFKTIIYFSIPMLIGGIFQQFYGVADTIIIGKFVGSRALASIGATTSTMFFFLSFAIGFTNAFSIVMGQFFGAKNESMLKTTFISSIYLTLFSSLILFVLGIFLSRPLMILLQTPRDIIDNSVLYLQICVGLSFGQLIYNGASSILRALGDSKTPLYFLILTTVLNIILDLVFVALLKMNVFGVAIATVISQIISAFLSVLYIIKKFPILKLYREDIVFNFDNLFMIIKIGVSMSVQAIFLSIGEMIISGVVNTFGTNVVASYTTGNRINQFASMAYFVVSEAFAVYVAQNFGAQKFDRIKEGFRSIIILSLSLSLFATLVIFIFGDNLIRLFISSNDEYIEIIVEICRGYLRISSMFYPFLAIILLYNNSIRAIGKALIPLISGIVELVIKVGGSVFLSIPFGYVGVWFANPVGWALGILPSCIYFHKYAFKK is encoded by the coding sequence ATGACAAAAGACATGACTGTAGGAAGTCCGTTTAAAACTATAATATATTTTTCTATACCAATGCTTATAGGAGGAATATTTCAGCAATTTTATGGAGTTGCTGATACCATTATTATAGGCAAGTTTGTAGGTTCAAGGGCATTAGCTTCTATTGGGGCTACTACTTCCACTATGTTTTTCTTTTTATCTTTTGCTATAGGTTTTACTAATGCTTTTTCTATAGTGATGGGGCAGTTTTTTGGGGCTAAAAATGAAAGTATGCTTAAAACTACTTTTATTAGTTCCATATATTTAACATTATTTAGCTCTTTAATTCTTTTTGTACTTGGTATATTTTTATCAAGACCTCTTATGATATTACTACAAACACCAAGAGATATAATAGATAATTCTGTATTGTATTTGCAAATATGTGTGGGCTTATCATTTGGGCAACTTATATATAATGGAGCTTCTAGTATATTAAGGGCTTTGGGAGACAGCAAAACTCCTTTATATTTTTTGATACTTACAACTGTTTTAAACATTATATTAGATTTAGTTTTTGTTGCTTTACTCAAAATGAATGTATTTGGTGTTGCCATTGCTACTGTAATATCGCAAATAATATCTGCTTTTTTAAGTGTGTTATACATTATTAAAAAATTTCCAATACTAAAACTTTATAGAGAAGATATTGTTTTTAATTTTGATAATTTATTTATGATAATAAAAATAGGCGTTTCTATGAGTGTGCAGGCAATATTTTTATCTATAGGTGAGATGATTATAAGCGGAGTTGTTAATACATTCGGTACTAATGTTGTAGCATCATATACTACAGGAAACAGAATAAATCAATTTGCTTCTATGGCATATTTTGTAGTGTCTGAAGCTTTTGCTGTTTATGTAGCACAAAATTTCGGAGCACAAAAGTTTGACAGAATTAAAGAAGGTTTTAGAAGCATAATAATATTATCATTATCTTTAAGTTTATTTGCTACTTTGGTGATATTTATATTTGGAGATAATTTAATAAGGCTATTTATTTCAAGCAATGATGAATATATAGAAATAATAGTAGAGATATGCAGAGGCTATTTAAGAATATCATCAATGTTTTACCCGTTTTTAGCTATAATATTATTATACAACAACTCTATAAGAGCAATAGGAAAAGCGCTTATACCTTTAATTTCTGGAATAGTTGAGCTTGTTATAAAGGTTGGAGGTTCAGTATTTTTGTCTATACCATTTGGATATGTTGGAGTGTGGTTTGCAAATCCTGTTGGCTGGGCTTTGGGTATACTTCCTTCTTGCATTTATTTTCACAAGTATGCTTTTAAAAAGTAG
- a CDS encoding GDSL-type esterase/lipase family protein, protein MKIVCLGDSTTYGYMVNRNQVWTSILNTKFNNSNIQFINKGINGDTISGMYFRFDNDVINEKANTLILMGGVNDIFLFKPLENIKKSFIDIVDKSKERNIDIIAFTPIPFIKEDFTFFEVGNLEEMYNILIEYVNFINSYTKENNIKSIDVYNMFRNEILKEYDYYDLYFDGVHLNSEGHNVFSSYIFERLKEYIK, encoded by the coding sequence ATGAAAATAGTTTGCCTTGGAGACAGCACTACTTATGGTTATATGGTTAATAGAAATCAAGTTTGGACTTCTATATTAAATACCAAATTCAATAACTCTAATATACAGTTTATAAATAAAGGCATAAATGGAGATACTATTTCGGGAATGTATTTTCGTTTTGATAATGATGTTATTAATGAAAAAGCTAACACTTTGATACTTATGGGCGGAGTAAATGATATATTTCTTTTTAAGCCTTTGGAAAATATAAAAAAAAGCTTTATTGATATAGTAGATAAATCTAAAGAAAGAAATATAGATATAATAGCATTCACACCCATACCTTTTATAAAAGAAGATTTTACTTTTTTTGAAGTTGGTAATTTAGAAGAGATGTATAACATATTAATAGAGTATGTTAATTTTATCAATTCCTACACAAAAGAAAATAATATAAAAAGCATTGATGTTTATAATATGTTTAGAAACGAAATATTAAAAGAATATGACTATTATGATTTGTATTTTGACGGTGTTCATTTAAATAGTGAAGGTCATAATGTTTTTTCTTCTTATATATTTGAAAGATTAAAAGAGTATATAAAGTAA
- a CDS encoding lysophospholipid acyltransferase family protein — protein sequence MIIFSVFYILLNVLFTIILFVIAVILFILVRPFSKKLSIKITHNIAKLWGTFLMKSAFISFDIEGIENYDYKKTYLITPNHQSAFDIFCCFAIFKGMFAFVSKDTYGKVPMVGFGMSLANYIFVKRGTIGAAKSIDDMEDRLKSKTSIIIYPEGTRSKDGEIKKPKRGILKIAERCEDVAVLPVVIYGTRDIMKAGSFVLRPFKKIKIRFLEPFYFKDIEGDDNDKLDYWYNIMTKNYDEMRNK from the coding sequence ATGATTATATTTAGCGTATTTTATATTTTATTAAATGTACTTTTCACTATTATTTTATTTGTAATAGCTGTAATTTTGTTTATTTTAGTGAGACCTTTTAGTAAGAAGCTTTCAATAAAAATTACTCATAATATAGCAAAGCTTTGGGGAACTTTTTTAATGAAAAGTGCCTTTATCTCTTTTGATATTGAAGGCATAGAGAATTATGATTATAAAAAAACTTATCTAATTACTCCAAATCATCAAAGTGCTTTTGACATATTTTGTTGTTTTGCAATATTTAAGGGTATGTTTGCTTTTGTTTCTAAAGACACCTACGGTAAGGTACCTATGGTTGGTTTTGGTATGAGTTTAGCTAATTATATATTTGTGAAAAGGGGTACTATAGGGGCGGCAAAATCTATAGATGATATGGAAGATAGATTAAAATCAAAAACTAGTATAATCATATATCCAGAGGGTACTAGAAGCAAAGACGGAGAGATTAAAAAACCAAAAAGAGGTATATTAAAAATTGCTGAGAGATGTGAAGATGTGGCTGTGCTTCCTGTTGTTATATATGGTACTAGAGATATTATGAAGGCTGGAAGTTTTGTGTTAAGGCCTTTTAAGAAAATAAAGATAAGATTTTTAGAGCCTTTTTATTTCAAAGATATAGAAGGCGATGATAATGATAAATTAGATTATTGGTATAACATAATGACAAAAAATTATGATGAAATGAGAAATAAGTAA
- a CDS encoding leucine-rich repeat domain-containing protein, whose product MLKNIISIVLCFLVIISCFNPISAENNKQEEDNNQNIIPPATEEELIKYGVDISQDDADITKQIEENLKLYFEEKGIYKVILKGTAKSYYSQSNSLSFLIYTAAKNLLVNNIIIDISGINFNDSSIKSYMFAEGMNTQEDVIFTFVFPENKITVIKSYAFHMLSSLRAISIPNSVITIEEASFFQCSKLEKLTLGNSLKTIGDSAFLEASSLKELTIPNSVTTIEAGAFANSGLVTLSIPSSLTTIGNLAFSASLSLTTLTYLGKTPNDVTTVGKDIFVACTKLTTLKVPNADDIKDSKWKTFLGYSFQTVTK is encoded by the coding sequence ATGCTTAAAAATATTATATCAATAGTATTATGTTTTTTAGTTATAATATCTTGTTTTAATCCTATTAGTGCTGAAAATAATAAACAAGAAGAAGACAATAATCAAAATATTATCCCTCCTGCTACAGAAGAAGAGTTAATAAAATATGGCGTAGATATTTCTCAAGATGATGCTGATATAACAAAACAAATAGAAGAAAACTTAAAATTATATTTTGAAGAAAAAGGGATATATAAAGTAATACTTAAAGGAACAGCAAAAAGTTACTATTCTCAAAGTAATTCTCTTTCTTTTTTAATTTACACAGCAGCTAAAAATCTTTTAGTTAATAATATAATCATAGATATAAGCGGTATTAATTTTAACGATAGCAGTATAAAAAGTTATATGTTTGCTGAAGGCATGAATACTCAAGAAGATGTAATATTTACTTTTGTATTTCCAGAAAATAAAATAACAGTTATAAAATCTTATGCTTTTCATATGCTATCTTCTTTGAGGGCAATATCAATACCAAACTCTGTAATTACTATAGAAGAGGCTTCTTTTTTTCAATGCTCTAAATTAGAAAAGCTGACATTAGGCAATTCTCTTAAAACAATAGGAGATAGTGCATTTCTTGAAGCGTCATCATTAAAAGAGCTAACAATACCAAACTCTGTAACTACTATAGAAGCTGGTGCTTTTGCCAATTCTGGATTAGTAACTTTAAGTATTCCATCTTCTTTAACTACTATAGGAAATCTTGCATTTTCAGCATCATTATCTTTAACTACACTTACTTATTTAGGAAAAACTCCAAATGATGTAACAACTGTAGGAAAAGATATATTTGTTGCTTGTACAAAACTTACAACTTTGAAAGTGCCTAATGCTGATGATATAAAAGATTCTAAATGGAAAACTTTTTTAGGCTATAGTTTTCAAACTGTTACAAAATAA
- a CDS encoding leucine-rich repeat domain-containing protein — protein MYKKIVLLLCFLFAVSCSSPSNPDNVNNGDSGQTGGSTVTPPDVTPPVLDEEAQKYAIDISQDDAEISKQIEEKLQAYYTEKSSYKVIFKGVPKDYMLKANSSLAALTIKAAEKIGADNITIDIKNIDFQNSTITEGMFSSGGISKKRLSFVFPDDKIKTIGQRSFLNLDNVDSLTIPNSVISIEYRAFQSIYSLKTLVLGNKLQTIGDYAFVYLQSLRELIIPDSVISIGEGAFANSHLEKLTISASVKEIKSSAFNTSRNLKTLIYLGTSPNDINYQSDSFLYCDNLTILILPNVPNPDYNTWKNFLGRNFTEVKQQE, from the coding sequence ATGTATAAAAAAATTGTATTATTATTATGTTTTTTATTTGCAGTGTCATGTTCTAGTCCAAGTAATCCAGATAATGTAAATAATGGAGACTCAGGACAAACTGGCGGCTCTACAGTAACGCCTCCAGATGTAACACCGCCCGTTTTAGATGAAGAAGCACAAAAGTATGCTATAGATATTTCACAAGATGATGCTGAAATATCTAAACAGATAGAAGAAAAATTACAAGCATATTATACTGAAAAATCTTCGTATAAAGTAATATTTAAAGGTGTTCCTAAAGATTATATGCTAAAAGCAAACTCTTCTCTTGCCGCTTTAACTATAAAAGCAGCAGAAAAAATTGGTGCTGATAATATAACAATAGACATTAAAAATATTGATTTTCAAAATTCTACTATAACCGAAGGAATGTTTTCAAGCGGAGGAATAAGTAAAAAAAGATTAAGCTTTGTATTTCCAGATGATAAAATAAAAACTATAGGACAACGTTCATTTTTAAATTTAGATAATGTAGATTCACTAACAATACCTAATTCTGTTATATCAATAGAATACAGAGCGTTTCAATCTATTTACTCATTAAAAACTCTCGTATTAGGCAATAAGCTGCAAACTATAGGAGATTATGCTTTTGTATATTTACAATCATTAAGAGAATTAATAATACCAGATTCTGTAATATCAATAGGAGAAGGTGCATTTGCTAATTCTCATTTAGAAAAATTAACTATTTCAGCATCTGTAAAAGAAATAAAATCCTCAGCCTTTAATACTTCTCGTAACTTAAAGACGCTTATTTATTTAGGTACTTCTCCTAATGATATAAATTATCAAAGTGATTCATTCTTGTATTGTGATAATCTTACAATTTTAATACTTCCAAATGTTCCTAATCCAGATTATAATACTTGGAAGAACTTCTTAGGGCGTAATTTTACTGAAGTTAAACAACAAGAATAA